In Ipomoea triloba cultivar NCNSP0323 chromosome 7, ASM357664v1, a single genomic region encodes these proteins:
- the LOC116025025 gene encoding protein EARLY FLOWERING 4-like, whose protein sequence is MENTSRALKKQSKRSIGGGSRFSGGRKQYESEKEEGEEGGGEECDQEAWETLSKSFRDVQTVLDQNRNLIQQVNENHQSKLPDNISRNVDLIREINGNISKVVGMYSDLSVNFSGIVHQRRSGGREE, encoded by the coding sequence ATGGAGAACACGTCACGAGCCCTAAAGAAGCAATCGAAACGAAGCATCGGAGGAGGAAGCCGTTTCAGTGGCGGGAGGAAGCAATACGAGAGCGAAAAGGAAGAGGGAGAGGAAGGCGGCGGCGAGGAGTGTGATCAGGAGGCGTGGGAGACGCTGAGCAAGAGTTTCCGAGATGTTCAGACGGTGCTGGATCAGAACCGGAATCTGATTCAGCAGGTCAACGAGAACCACCAGTCGAAGCTTCCAGATAACATCTCCAGGAACGTGGATCTGATTCGAGAGATCAACGGGAATATCTCCAAAGTCGTTGGAATGTATTCCGATCTCTCCGTCAATTTCTCCGGCATCGTTCACCAGCGCCGCTCTGGAGGCCGGGAAGAGTAG
- the LOC116026250 gene encoding E3 ubiquitin-protein ligase BAH1-like isoform X2, with product MQHLQFTDCEIKEIKHLLFNWQLDEFITMIHSTEIMKNSSIIHSSMKQMTKIVKHFNTPVHNFLVVSKSLPVSRIFQKHFKFPIRKKLQQQQINPAFCAVMKSKAALRILKKYEKVSNYNGLVNRMFECNTDMQVMMKSSACALELMALQINSKHETKLFDQWLFLADDGPPSLSLTLQDSTVLNVDLTCSICLETVFDPVSLSCNHIYCYMCACSAASVTSIDGLRSANSNTKCPLCRKESVFGSAVRMKELSIFLSKHLPEYWKERRHKERKARIQEAKEYWESKHRAFVGIN from the exons ATGCAACATCTCCAATTTACGGATTGTgaaataaaggaaattaaacatttattgtttaattGGCAGCTGGATGAGTTCATCACCATGATCCACAGTAcagaaataatgaaaaattcATCAATAATTCACAGCAGCATGAAGCAGATGACAAAGATAGTGAAGCACTTCAACACGCCAGTTCATAATTTCCTTGTTGTCTCCAAGTCATTACCGGTTTCCAGAATATTCCAGAAGCATTTCAAATTCCCGATCAGGAAGAAGCTGCAGCAGCAGCAGATTAATCCAGCATTCTGTGCGGTTATGAAATCCAAGGCTGCTCTTAGGATCTTGAAGAAGTACGAGAAAGTGTCGAATTATAATGGTTTAGTAAACAGGATGTTTGAATGTAATACAGATATGCAGGTGATGATGAAGTCATCGGCCTGCGCTCTAGAGTTGATGGCTCTCCAGATTAACTCTAAGCATGAAACCAAGCTGTTTGATCAGTGGCTGTTTCTGGCAGACGACGGGCCGCCTTCTCTCTCACTCACACTTCAAGACTCCACCGTGCTTAATGTTGATCTCACTTGCTCCATCTGCCTA GAAACAGTGTTCGATCCAGTTTCCCTTTCATGTAATCACATATACTGCTACATGTGTGCTTGCTCTGCTGCCTCTGTCACCAGTATCGATGGACTTCGCTCTGCCAACTCAAACACAAAATGCCCTTTGTGCCGAAAA GAAAGCGTATTTGGAAGCGCAGTGCGAATGAAGGAGCTGAGTATATTTCTTAGTAAACA TCTGCCGGAGTATTGGAAAGAACGACGGCACAAGGAAAGGAAAGCTAGGATACAAGAAGCCAAGGAATACTGGGAATCTAAGCATCGTGCTTTTGTTGGGATAAACTAA
- the LOC116026250 gene encoding E3 ubiquitin-protein ligase BAH1-like isoform X1 has product MQHLQFTDCEIKEIKHLLFNWQLDEFITMIHSTEIMKNSSIIHSSMKQMTKIVKHFNTPVHNFLVVSKSLPVSRIFQKHFKFPIRKKLQQQQINPAFCAVMKSKAALRILKKYEKVSNYNGLVNRMFECNTDMQVMMKSSACALELMALQINSKHETKLFDQWLFLADDGPPSLSLTLQDSTVLNVDLTCSICLKETVFDPVSLSCNHIYCYMCACSAASVTSIDGLRSANSNTKCPLCRKESVFGSAVRMKELSIFLSKHLPEYWKERRHKERKARIQEAKEYWESKHRAFVGIN; this is encoded by the exons ATGCAACATCTCCAATTTACGGATTGTgaaataaaggaaattaaacatttattgtttaattGGCAGCTGGATGAGTTCATCACCATGATCCACAGTAcagaaataatgaaaaattcATCAATAATTCACAGCAGCATGAAGCAGATGACAAAGATAGTGAAGCACTTCAACACGCCAGTTCATAATTTCCTTGTTGTCTCCAAGTCATTACCGGTTTCCAGAATATTCCAGAAGCATTTCAAATTCCCGATCAGGAAGAAGCTGCAGCAGCAGCAGATTAATCCAGCATTCTGTGCGGTTATGAAATCCAAGGCTGCTCTTAGGATCTTGAAGAAGTACGAGAAAGTGTCGAATTATAATGGTTTAGTAAACAGGATGTTTGAATGTAATACAGATATGCAGGTGATGATGAAGTCATCGGCCTGCGCTCTAGAGTTGATGGCTCTCCAGATTAACTCTAAGCATGAAACCAAGCTGTTTGATCAGTGGCTGTTTCTGGCAGACGACGGGCCGCCTTCTCTCTCACTCACACTTCAAGACTCCACCGTGCTTAATGTTGATCTCACTTGCTCCATCTGCCTA aag GAAACAGTGTTCGATCCAGTTTCCCTTTCATGTAATCACATATACTGCTACATGTGTGCTTGCTCTGCTGCCTCTGTCACCAGTATCGATGGACTTCGCTCTGCCAACTCAAACACAAAATGCCCTTTGTGCCGAAAA GAAAGCGTATTTGGAAGCGCAGTGCGAATGAAGGAGCTGAGTATATTTCTTAGTAAACA TCTGCCGGAGTATTGGAAAGAACGACGGCACAAGGAAAGGAAAGCTAGGATACAAGAAGCCAAGGAATACTGGGAATCTAAGCATCGTGCTTTTGTTGGGATAAACTAA